CTGCCAAAGTCATCTTCCAAAGAAGGCTCACTCAGTCGTCTACTACGTGACTCGCGGACGTGAGGCGGGATATGCAGCGGCATCAAGGGTCGCTTCGATGCATTGACCTGTGAGCGAACCTTGAAAAGGGCATCGTGCGGGCGATCTGGATATGGTCCGGTGGTTACAGGCCGAGGGGAGTCCCCATCCTCTAGCTCCTCGGAGAAGGCTTGGAGCGTAGCTCCACGGGCATCAAAGTACTCGGTGTCTTCCGGATTCTCAAGATTTGGAACAAATTGAGCCTTGTCATCCAGCAGGGTGTCAAAATTGATATCCGAAAACCAAGGATGGCTACGGATCTCTGCTCCTCCGTTTGGATACTTTTCATCCACATTAGCTCCAATCCGCTGAGCGGGATCGGTAGTCATCAGTTTATTCATTAGATCAATAGCCTCCGGGCTCGTCAACTCTTCCACATGGTCCGGCCAGTTGATTCTCCGGTGGAGGATGTTGTCAAACACTTCATCTGGGCTACTTGCGTTGAAAGGAGGGTAGCCGAAGAGGAATTCAAACATGATACAGCCCAAGGACCACCAGTCGCTCATCTCATCCTGGCCCGCGCCATTAATGGTCTCAGGGGCCAGGTAATCTGGAGTGCCCACAAAACGACGGTTATGGTCCTCGGGGTCGAAGAGCGCCATCAATGGCGGCATCATACCTTGCTGCGGCCCAATGTCATGCGGGACCGAGTTACTAGGCGTTGGCTGAAGCGGATATAGATGGGGAGATTCTCCTGCTTCACTTTGGCCCTCCGCCTCAGTCAAGTTGTGAGCGCCAGGCACAGGAACAGGCAATGAACCCTGCACTTCACTGGGGTCATGGAGGGATAGCGATCGGAAGACTGAATTCAAACCTTCGCTGCCTACGCTATCGCTGCGATATCCTGATGCCCGACGAGACGTCTGTCGACTAATTCCGCTCTGGTTGAGGTTGAAATAAGACGGCTGGGGCATGCTGCCAGCAACATCAGGGGTCATCAGTGGCGTGGACCCTGGCGAACCGCTACCTTGAAAATCAAATGAGGCAGACCGAGAGGATGTGATGGATGTAGCGCGAGGGAATGGTCCCTGTTTCAGGAGATCGGGCGCTGGCTCATTGTTCATACTCTTCAAAACCCGCTTCTGACGCCCGACGAGCCCCATCCGAGACAAGCCAAAATCAGTCAATTTAAGGTGACCGGTTTGATCAATCAATAGATTGTCTGGTTTCAAATCTCGATGGACAATGCCTCTGCTATGGAGATGTTCTACCCCGAGGACTACTTCCGCAACGTACTTCTTAGCCCAATCCTCAGGAAGTTCACCTAAGATCTTAACAAGAGATGCACAGTCACCCCCATTGAGATATTCCATTACCAAATAGAGATAATCTTTGCTGGAAAACGTCCAGTATAGTTTGGCAACGAAATCACTTTCCCCCTGCCACATCATAATAGCTCGTTCTGCTTTGACATTGGTGACCTGATTCTTGGCAACCATATCCGCCTTCTTCAAAACTTTAATCGCAAAATGTTCCCCAGtcgtcttctttttcgacaAATATACGCTACCAAAGGCACCTTTGCTGATTGGCTTAATTACCTCGAAATCTTTGATGGACACCGGCGCTGGTCGCGGCTGCGGTTGGCTAGCCGATGCCAGGTGCGGCGAGACGGGTGGCCGCGGAGCATCGGACGAGGTTGCTGAAGACTGGCGACGATGGTGGCGGAAATGATGATGCGCTAGTTCACTGGCATTCGTCGACGGGGAAACGATGGGAGACGGCAGGCTTTCGGCGCCGCTAGAAAGGCGAGGCTTCGGCATCCGCAACGGCGAATGGGGACCAGAAACTCTGGCAGGCGAATGACCCCGGCGAGGGGAGCTCGATAGTCCAGGAAGTACCAGGCTCCTACGCTTTCTATCCAAGCTTCGGTCAGAGCACGGTGAATCCGTTCGCATGGCGCCCGGGAATGCAGATGAGAGAACGCTACTGTCACTCATCTCCCCGGCATCGAAATCTGCCGATGCAAGACCGCGTCGCGAAGGTTGAGACGTGCCCAGCACACCGGCAACGCTCTTGTGCGAGCGAGGAGTGGGACATTCCATTGGACTATTGGACCCAGTGGATACAGCAACCGATGACAATTTACCCTCAGAGGAATGGGGAGACTGGTGCCGGTCGGGGGAATTCCGCATGGACATCGTCAAGGCGGACATTGGACGGGGTAACGGTATGGACTCCCGAGACTGGGCGGGGCTGGGGATAGGGCCAGTAACTATGTTACTATCAAGGATATCCGGCACCTGTTCATCCTCAGAAGAGCTGGAATCACTGAGTTGACCGGCTGCGATACGCTCAGCCTTACTAAGGGCTGCAGTAATACACTCTTCCACCAGCACAGTATATTCGATGCGAATTCGCTCGGCGTACTCAACGATCCTGCGGTACCGAACAGTCGCATCCACTTTCGCTTTAGCCACCTGCTCTGTATCAGTGCACAAAGCAGCCAGGCCTTGCTCCTGTTCCAGGGTATTAGTGCTGGGCGACTGCCACTGGTAAACCTGTGAAATCCGAGATTCTGACTGTGGGGATAAAGTTCGGAATTCATCGTTGTTGTCTACGCGAGTCTCCTTGAGTACCGGCATGTTGATCTCCAAAGCCGTATCGCAGAGATCCAGGATCAGTTCGACGACGCGCGACAAAGGCCGCCGGACAGCGAACGATCGACCACGGGAGTGACCCATGCCCGAAACCGAGTGGTCTCTGGATCTAGGCGGAGTGGCAGGAGCGGAACTAGAATTAGAAACGGACCCCGATGATGGTGCCGAAGCAACTGGGGACGGTCCAATGGGCAGTCCCTTGTATTCCGGCTGGGGTAAAGGCGGGTTGGATTCGCCCAACACCAAGGGTCTGCCTTGCCTAGCCTCAAGAGCGTCCAGTACCTTCACGATCGCATGACGGTGCTCATTGAGGTTTTCCTGTGCAATCTGAACGTCCATCTCAGCTCGGTGTTCCTGCAGACAAAGATCGGAGTGTTTCTCAAACCACCATGGTGTGATTTGACGCTCACAGATTCGACACAATACTGGGTTGGGAGCAGGATGCTTAGAGGGATCGGGTTCATTCGCGGCCGCTTCTGCCAAGGTCGTCAAATAACTCGCTAACACCTCGGCCCCAACGCCTAGAGATTCTACCAGCAGAGGAGGGAGATCTATGGTGACTTCTCTGGGCTCAGTGAACGGTCGCAACATCCACATCGTCTATATTTCATTCTTCAGTTAGCTTTCTACCAGCCATCCCGATTCTGCGAGTAAACCTACATGACTAACTCCATCCGCCGTCCGGTCGTACGCCATAATTCCTTGTGCTTCCATGCTCAAAATATCATGGTTGTGCTCCTCCGTCTCTGCAAGCGGCTCCTCCTGGCTGCCTGCGCCTTCAGTTTCATCGGTTCCTGTAGTCTCCGCTTCCACAGGTCGTGGTTCCGGGGCGTATTTCAGAACCGAGTCGGGACCCATCAGCAACGAGAAGCGAATAAAGCGACTTCGAGAATCATCCTCCTTCATGGCCTCAACTGCATCTTGAAAAGCATTCTTGTTGTCCACAATAAGATCCGAAATCATCCGACCCTCCACCGACTCCGGGTCGGTTCCCACGACCTGTCTCCATGACGGACTGACCCATTTGATACGGCCATCGAGATCCAGGTCAACAATGACGTTCAACGTCTGCTCCGCCGCCTGTTTCAACTCCGCACGTTCTTCCTGCATGTCATTGTCATCACTGAGAGAGCGATTCGAAGGGGTTAAACTCGGAACGATGCTCCGGGCCTCCTGCCGTAAGGCCGTCACGGCCGGAGGCGCCAGGAACTGAGGACTTTGGGTGCCATTGCCCGCCATGCTGACTGGCAAGGTTTCTGAGACGGTGGGAAAAGCCCCGGGGAGGGATCACCGCCACGACTCGAGGTACCGTAGGCAAAAAGACAAGCGAAATCAACAGAGCCAGGCAGACCGTCTGCCGGGCAGAGCGGGTGCCCTAAGAAATGAGGTTATGGATTCATCCGCAAGATCAACGGGCCATGGCTGAACTGCGGGGTGTGGATTCCAGCGAAAAACGGCCCTGATTGACGGGAAACTGAGACGTTATTATTTGTTGgattttgaagatggtgagATCACAAAAAAATCACCACAAAATCACAAGGGtgaagggtaaaaaaaaaagttgtCGTGATCACGTAAGGACTAAGAAAAAGGGAATGGACAACGAAATGCCTATGCGGGGAACGGCGCGACGGAGGCGCTGCAACGCGAAGCCAGGGTGATCGACAAGAGTCAACCCCAAGATGAGGTTGACTGAATAGAAGGAAATTAAACAAATAGGCGTGCTAAGCAGGGCGTAAAATCCGGCACAGCAAGATTAACAGCATGGAttaacaaagaaaaaaaggaacaggCGAAGGGGGGACGAGGGGGAGAAGACGAATAATAAAACGGCAACAAGGCAGTTGAGTTGAAAGGTAAGAGAGTGGAAGTAAGTCTGAAGTGTGAGTGGGTGGAGGGATTAGTAGTACATTCGGACTGGACGGAGTAGGTAAGGATATGCCGTAAAGTAAGGTAACGGCCacggaaaaaaaaaagaaaagagaaaaaaaagtagcCAAAGTGACACTCTCAGACcaaaaggacaaaaaggTAACCAATTGAGGTGAAAATCAACGACCAACGTACCGTTTCCCACTGGAAGGTCAACTCGGTAGAAAATTAAGTCAATGATGGTTGAATATGTTTCCCAGTCGTTCATTCCCTACGATTGCCTGAAACGCTCGCATTCCctcactttctcttctgaccTAATAAGTCGATGTTTGACCCACCGGCTTCGCTGTAATGTTTCGGTATCGTCGTTTTAGTCTGGCATTTAGTGACAACAAGAGGATGCCATTTCGAGCATAGTATgattcttattcttatttttattatcaatGATCCACTGGCGATAGACAATTTATAGTCCTCGGCAAGAGCCAGTACAACGCTGGCTGACCACGCCACGACTAACCTACAACATCCATCTAGACCTTTCTCCAACATTTCCCCAACACGACCTTCTGCAGCAAGAATTCTGCttgaataaatatatataaacgTTATATAACCCCCGAACCTGGTCAAGGTAAAGGTAACCAGTACCTGAGTCCTCGACATCATGAGTGTGGAAGGCTGACACCGACCTGGCTCGGCCTTTCAACCACCCAACATCGCCCATCTCAGCAGGTCACTTCCGAGCCTACAGTACGTACTTACTTACATACACATACTACTTACATCcagacatacatacatatctgGAACTGCATGTGGCCAACCCTAACTCATGATTCGTTCCCCTTCTGCATCTCCTCCTTCGACAACGGCTCGTTTCTCGGAAACCACCAATGATTCCGATTATTTATTATGATGGATCGGCCGAAGtagtttaattattctgTCTTCCCTCCCTGTCACCAAAATCTGGTCACCCAGTAACCAACTGTCCCCCTCCCTTCACTTAGTACATATCTCCTACAgttataatatagaatttcaagggagagaagaaaaagaaagcgaaaatgaagagaggggaagaaatatGCATTCTCATTCCAAACCACACGACCATCCAACAGCCACCATACGCCACCAAGAATCAACCCATCCCATTGGCAACGGTCGGCCAGATACGATGGATTCGAGACGATTCTCATCAGGCCGCCCTTGTACAACCATCATCACATAGCATTCTcagaagaaggaacaaaaaagaagactaAATTCTTTTGGAGACAGTTGAATTTCGTAAGGCCTAGAAACTTCTGTAAAGTTtacaagaaaacaaaaaatggGGAGCTGAAGGTACATTCCAGCGATGGGTGGGCGTGGTACTAAATTGCATTGTTTGTCTAGACTGGCAGGACGTCACCACCCATGCAAACAGCGGGAAGCTGTCTGGTTGTCCCATGGAACCGCTCCCGGTGCCAGAAGATCGTTGCTCACTTGACCTTCTGTCGCCGCCGGTTCTTGGGACTCATTTGGAAGGAGTTCGATACTTTGAAATGTTCGGCTAAGTAATTCACACACAAAGAAGGTTCTGGATTGCCGGCGAGAAACTTGACTGAATCGATGTCTTGACTTTACGGAAAAACAAACATGGCAGGAGGGTGCAGTGCACTGAACCTAGGAGGTTGACCCTGTGCATATGCCCGTTGATAAGCGACTTGGTCTGCAGGTTGTTGGAGACCAATTCTTAGGTAACGACTACCGTGCAGTACATTGGATCGGCTTTCTATGTGGGTGGGAAGGTATCCGGACGGTCCAGATGGTCATTATGTTGCAGATAGTATTGGTGTGTATACAGATGGTAGCCCCAGAAACCCGGCAAATGTTTATGTCTACATGAATCATTGTTGTtgtgctgttgttgttgttattgttattgttgtcaaattatattactttGGTCATGGGTGATGGAAATGATTGACCAGTAAGAATGAAGAGCCCAACACCAAAGCAGTAACTCATCAGGAGACCaaagctttttcttttctcatgcCCTTAGGTAATGGTCGAGAGCTGAGGTAACTATTCTGGAAATCTTACAGTCAATTGTACTGTACTTTGGCATGCCAATAAACTTTCCCAAACATTCAGTCACCAGGACCATATCAAAAGCTAAGATGAGCAATCCTTTGCGGGgtaaagagtaaaaaaaggaaaaaggaaagaaaaaagtactaGGTGAGTGACTATTTCGATCGTTTCCCACCCTGAAAATCAGCGCATCAATGCATAGATCAAGGACATACTTACAAAATGCATGAGAGGCGTGCTTAATAACCCAGACCCGGAAGCATCaactcctccctcctccttcaggTAATGATCGTTCTCCCACCATGCATTACTACAGTAGAATCCAGTCTTATAGAGTAGACTTCAGTATGGAAATGACGATAGATGAGAAACAGCAACGAAGTCTGTTTCATCATCGTGGGTCAAACCAAAACCCACCCCTGTGCGACCTGACGTCTTCATCAGTCGAATCAAGATTCCCAATTTCATCATCAGGACCAGAAGAAAATCCGGGGAAAGAACAAAGACAAGATTAGAAAAGTAAGggggaaaaataaaaaaataaaataagaaaaaagaaatattccagtttcccctcccttccttCTCGCATCAGTATTTCACCCACCCTCCAATTGGGTTCTTCTACAAAAAAGCCCTCCCCACCCTTCCCAGCTGGGAATCAAACCCAATTGATCGGCATCCAACCAACATTCTCCGATTGTGTCTGATCTTCAGAATCCACTCCCTTGACAAGCTCGGATTCCACTCGCGGTGGAGTTGATTTGGACGGGGAGGACGGATGGCGTGGTAGACTATATTCGAATCCACTCGTTTCCCTTCACCCCTCCACGTATAGCACAACCAGTCAGTATGATTTAAGTTAAGAGGTCGATGAGGGTAACTGTTTGCGGAGATGAACTCATATTTGGGTTTACTTCCGCTGATACGTGGCAATTCGGGGTCATCTGACGGGTAGATACCTactttgtacatacatcactTTTTGATCCACTCCAGACATGATGCAGGTTGCATGCTCCAGACTATAACAAACTAGGATACAATCGTAGTACCgatcattttatttattttatttttttttccctctatTGATTAACCCCGCCAATATCATTTGTCCTACGTAGAGAAATGCTGGCAATgtagtagaaaaagaaaaagaaaaagaaaaggtacGGTAACGCACGAGGATTAACAGGTTCCCATACGAAGCCAACCATGGAATGAACCGAACTTCGTCCCATGATATCCTTTCTAGCTAGTGGGAATGAAGTCAGACAGAAGCTGAGCTCCACCGTGGAATCTTCCGACGGATTGGAAATCAGCCCCAGAACACTAATTATactttcttattcttcttgGACTCCAGTCGGAGGGTTCCTCACATCCTGATGGGTTTCTCGAAAGGGTCTTCGGCTCAAGGTACCTGATGCCAAAGTGTCGACAGCTTGGGTCGATGCAATGGCGTGCTTCGGGTAGTTCGTATGATACTCGAGTGTGTCGTGTCGCGATGCGTTCATTCCCGACCAGCCCCCTACATCATATGTAAGTCACCACGGGTTGCACTTGTTCTACTCTGTGGCTCCATGCTCGCTTTGCAGGATGTCCCAGGGTATGGGCAGGGGCTCTGACTGGTGAGATATGTTGTATATGCTGGGATTGGAAGCCGATTGGGGTGGTACTTGTGCGGATACAGCTTATCATGGGCTGGAATGGTTACGCTGGAGGTTAATCAGTGGTTGATATCGTAAGATGATAAGATTTGCGTGTCACATAGTACTACCACTGACGAACTAGACCATCCGAGAGCAATTGCTGAGCTCATTCAATTGAACCACCTCCATCATGGtgtcaagctcctccatccAGCCCCATGAGCTGAGCACACGTGCTGTCCCGTATCACAAATTCAGCCCTTATCATCCTATTCTTCGTCTTTACTATAGCCTATAATATCCGAGGCTATCTTCTCCGCAAACATGTCTGCATTTCTGCGGTCAGCGAATTGCACAAGAAGACATGGACGGCATAGAACATACAAACAACCGACTGAGGATGGCCAGgaggaagaactggaaaTGCACTGGCATCGACCACCCTCAATTTCTCAACTCCAAACACCCTCGCTCGGCTATCAAGGACCGCCATGCGATCAGAACGAGTCCCCATCTTACATGTGCCGGATGCGTGCCACGGAGCCATGGCTGTATCCCGGATGACCTCAAGGATCTCACGATCAGTTTGATACTCCTTTCCCGGGAAGAATTCCTCTCCGACAATGATGGGTGCCATGGCTTCACTATGGAATATGTCACGGACTCGCTTAAAAGCTGCAACTAAAACCTGTTGGTCTGTTTCCGTAGTAAGCCAGTTCATGTGAATCACTGGAAGGTCGTCCGTATCAGCCGAGATGATAGAAACGTTTCCACGAGACGTCGGGGCCACGAGTGTGGGCAAAATGGTCGCATATTGCCTCCCATCTTGCGGTTGCATAGTAATGGGATCCGAAAAATTACCAACGAAAAGTGGTGCGGGGATATACTGTTATAGCAGATTCAGAACATTAGCATCCTCCGATCTTTAAAAAGTAGGGAGGTACACCGGAAACCTACCTCGACCTCTGGCCAGTCTTCTGGAAACCAGGATAGGTCGTTCTCCGTACGTTCAGTGAATCCAGCCCGTGAGCTACCTGGGAGCTTTTCGAAAGCAACGTAGTCGAATCCATGATTGGTCAACACTCCAGTATGGGATGATTTAAACTCCCTTATCTGACTTATAAGATATTGTAAATCCATAGCCAGCTTGTTGAATGTCTCCACAGCCACTGGGTACGTTGGTCCAGAGAAGACATGGTCCCACAGATTTTGACCGACTCCTGGTAGGTCTACAATAACATCGATTTCATGCTCTTGGAGGACATCAGCGGGACCAATTCCAGAAACCATGAGTAGCTGAGGGCTTTGAAAGGCCCCAGATGATATAATGACTTCGTGGGTCGCGCTGAGAATATACTTCGAGCCCGCAGTGGCGACCTCAACCCCTGTTGCTCGCTTTTGATCAAACAAAATCTTTTTGCCCATTGTGTTTTTGTATAATGTCAAGGTTTCTAAATATCTCGAAGAATACGGTGACCTAGAAAATGCCGATTCCGAGCTACTTCGAATTTGATCGGCGGGTCGTAAAGTGAACGGGCAATAAAAGGAGCCTAACAAAGACCCGCTGTTGAACTCAGAGGTTACTTCAACCCCCACCGATTCCAATCCAAGCTGGAACCAGCTAGAAAATGGCGAGGCAGCATGCGGATAAGTCACGTCAACAGGTTGGCCATGCTTCTCGTAAGCATCTTCTCGATAGCTCACGGTGGCGTTTGCAGGACGGAGCTCCTCATTGGGTGCAGTAAAGTTAATCGTCTTCTTGAACAAAGGGAAGACGTTATCGAAGAGATAACTTTCATCATCGACGAGATCAGCCCATAGTTTCATCGATCCTATAGTCGGTCTAGGGCCAGTCAGCCTTGGGCTCTTTCTCTCGCTTACGGTGAGAATCTACTGACCTTTGGTATAGCATAAAGTTGCTTGCTGATCTAGGTAGTGATAGACTAAGTCAGCCAACTTGTAACTATAGGCTCACTAGTAGAACTTACGCTCCTCCAAGGCATCTGGCTTTTTCGTAGTGAATGGTCCGGGAATCTGCGCCCGGTCCAGTGTTGACCAGAAACCCCCAGTCAATGGGCGTTCGAATGGCCATTGGATCGGTACCAGTGCCAATGCCAACAGCCCCAGGAACTTTCGCTGGGGGGTAATTGATTTCGTAGAAGCCTCCGGCTTCAACTAAAGCAACATTGAAGCTCTGTTCAGCCAGGCGCGCCGCCAGGGTCACACCAGcattaccaccaccaacgacAACGTAGTCAAATGAGGCATCAATTCCAGGAATACCGTCTTTGCTGCCGTATAACGGTTTGTCCGCAGTCGATGCTGGTAGGCCAATGAGCCAGAACAGCAAAAGAAGTATTCGGCGAAACATGTAGGGAGGATTTGGGTTCAACGCGGCGTAATAGTCCATGATATTGCTCTCGGTGTGTATAGAACAATCAATACTCTTGCTACTATCCAGTAAATATATGTTAGCAAGAATAGAGGGAAtgaggagaaaagggaatgGACGACGAGACACGGCtgattttaaatatcttgGTCAGGCGCGATGTAGTCGAGGTGCCTTGTCAATTGATGACATGCGGTGAAACTTGAGGATCCTTGGAAGCAGAGAAAATAACGCATCGGCCTTTGACAGACAGACGTTGGGTGTCGTCCAGGAATAAAACAGACTCATTGCCATAGTAAACGGCACTCAGGCGTCACCTACAGCTGACCGATGTGGTAAACATGCACATATTACTGTGCCTTTTTCTGTCTCAATAGTTCATCCTGAAGAGCCCGGTAGAGACAAGCATGATTGAAACTATCAAAGATAATAGAATACGAAGTAAAGCTTAGTGTATTCCCGAGCCCTGACTGTGTTGATGCGACTAATTTGCGTGAAAGTCAACATTCGAAtgtagaatatatttatggAAAGGACACCTATATCCATGTTCATTAAGGTATATGCTTGTTAGAAAGAAATCAGATGATAGTTCCAGAATTACCTATATTACATCAAGTCACCGTGTGCATCCTCCACACATTTTCAGTTGCACTAGTCATTTATTACTGTCCCTTCTTCTGACCCTCCTGTCGCTCCCGTTCTACGACATATCCAACTGCACGGGCCAGACCCTCCTCGACTGAAACGATGGGAGTGTAGCCTAGTCGCGACTTGGCCTTGTCACATGAATAGTAGCGAGTCATGCATGAATACCGGACTGTCCGCCTAGTCAACCGCGGCGTCTTGCCACAAATACCCATCACTGTCTCCGCGATGCCGCCAATAGGACCAAGGAGTGCCTCGGGGAGTTCCCAGACTTGATGGGGCTCGACTACCTTGCCAGTCAGTGCCCAGGCAGCACGCGTCATATCCCAAAAATAGACCGGGGCATCATTAGTAATGTTAAAAGCCTCTCCATCAACCCGCTCATGGTCTAACGGTTCACTTTGTTTGGACTCAATGCGGGTCTTGGTAGCAAGCAAGCGGAAGGCGGCGAGTAAGTGGGCATACGCGATATTCCCAACGTAAGTGAAGTCGAACAAATTATTGTTGTCGCCCAACTGCATTCGAAGAACGGCTGGCGAGGCCTTGGACGAGTGTTCCAGAACCTTGTAGGTAAACGTGGTGTCCTTCTCTCCATAAATACCGGCTGGACGAACAGCACAGGTCACCATGCCAGAGGGCGAGGTTCGGTTGTACTTCAAGACGAGTTCTTCTGCGTCCGCCTACCAACTCTCGTGAGCAAATGTTGACTACACAGAAACGGAGTCGGCATCACCTACCTTTGTCTCTGAGTAGTACTCCAACTGCCTATCCCCTCTAATGTATGGCCACTCCTCATCCACATTGATCAGATCGCTTTGTGTGTCGTGAACCACTGAGCTCGAGCTTGTGTACACGAAAGCTTTGCACTTTCCACCCCAATCTCCACGAGCGCCGCCCGCGACCTCCAACAATGTCTTTGTTCCGTCGACATTCACCTTGCGCAACAGGGGCTTGTTCCCTTCTAGGACGTTTGGCGTGGCAGTGTGAATAACAACATTCGGCTTAACTTTGCGAAAGACCTCCAACATGGACTCCGCCGACGTGATATCGCCATCGTAATACTCAGCACCAGGCAACCGATTGTTGGAGGTTCGCAAGTCGACTACTGCGACCTTCGCCATACATACCGGATACCGGCCGGCCAGTTGGGGGTAGTCGAAtcgaggatcttcttctggcttCGGGAGAGCGACACTGGCATCGGTTTCCGAAGGGAAATTGAGCAAGTGATTGACGATGTGCCAGCCCACGAAACCACAGCCACCGACCACCAAAACAGTGCCCAATTCCATAGCGGGACGCTTGTTAGACATTCTGGCGAGTTGCTGGTGAACTTGAGCGACTGGAGGCGGTGGATAGGTGGAGATAAGCGATAGGAACTGAAGGGCGAAGAGGGAGTGTTGATCTGAAGTTCGGGGGGGATGATAATAATTTAACTGGGTTCCGCTCCGCTCTACGGAGAAATTGTCTGGGGCTGAGCTAAAATGTCTGGGCCCCCACTCGAGAAGCCACATCGCCTTCAACCACCGAACGCAACTACTGCAAGAAGTCTACTCTTTGCCATACTTCCACAACTACCTTGACTCATCTCATATAATAACAACATCCACAAAGCTGATGTCCTTTACTTATTACTTGAACCGCCTAATTGATCAAGTCTGCATTGGTGGCATCAATCCATAACATCGCATTATCTTGATTTTTTAGTCTAGA
The sequence above is a segment of the Aspergillus flavus chromosome 4, complete sequence genome. Coding sequences within it:
- a CDS encoding serine threonine protein kinase, with protein sequence MAGNGTQSPQFLAPPAVTALRQEARSIVPSLTPSNRSLSDDNDMQEERAELKQAAEQTLNVIVDLDLDGRIKWVSPSWRQVVGTDPESVEGRMISDLIVDNKNAFQDAVEAMKEDDSRSRFIRFSLLMGPDSVLKYAPEPRPVEAETTGTDETEGAGSQEEPLAETEEHNHDILSMEAQGIMAYDRTADGVSHTMWMLRPFTEPREVTIDLPPLLVESLGVGAEVLASYLTTLAEAAANEPDPSKHPAPNPVLCRICERQITPWWFEKHSDLCLQEHRAEMDVQIAQENLNEHRHAIVKVLDALEARQGRPLVLGESNPPLPQPEYKGLPIGPSPVASAPSSGSVSNSSSAPATPPRSRDHSVSGMGHSRGRSFAVRRPLSRVVELILDLCDTALEINMPVLKETRVDNNDEFRTLSPQSESRISQVYQWQSPSTNTLEQEQGLAALCTDTEQVAKAKVDATVRYRRIVEYAERIRIEYTVLVEECITAALSKAERIAAGQLSDSSSSEDEQVPDILDSNIVTGPIPSPAQSRESIPLPRPMSALTMSMRNSPDRHQSPHSSEGKLSSVAVSTGSNSPMECPTPRSHKSVAGVLGTSQPSRRGLASADFDAGEMSDSSVLSSAFPGAMRTDSPCSDRSLDRKRRSLVLPGLSSSPRRGHSPARVSGPHSPLRMPKPRLSSGAESLPSPIVSPSTNASELAHHHFRHHRRQSSATSSDAPRPPVSPHLASASQPQPRPAPVSIKDFEVIKPISKGAFGSVYLSKKKTTGEHFAIKVLKKADMVAKNQVTNVKAERAIMMWQGESDFVAKLYWTFSSKDYLYLVMEYLNGGDCASLVKILGELPEDWAKKYVAEVVLGVEHLHSRGIVHRDLKPDNLLIDQTGHLKLTDFGLSRMGLVGRQKRVLKSMNNEPAPDLLKQGPFPRATSITSSRSASFDFQGSGSPGSTPLMTPDVAGSMPQPSYFNLNQSGISRQTSRRASGYRSDSVGSEGLNSVFRSLSLHDPSEVQGSLPVPVPGAHNLTEAEGQSEAGESPHLYPLQPTPSNSVPHDIGPQQGMMPPLMALFDPEDHNRRFVGTPDYLAPETINGAGQDEMSDWWSLGCIMFEFLFGYPPFNASSPDEVFDNILHRRINWPDHVEELTSPEAIDLMNKLMTTDPAQRIGANVDEKYPNGGAEIRSHPWFSDINFDTLLDDKAQFVPNLENPEDTEYFDARGATLQAFSEELEDGDSPRPVTTGPYPDRPHDALFKVRSQVNASKRPLMPLHIPPHVRESRSRRLSEPSLEDDFGSFSFKNLPMLEKANKDVIQKLRQEAMQAQQRPFAASGPQQQPPGKDQGQAQGQGQNQAQTPAPSSSGPSLEGSPLPMSLQRTMSQNKGNNRPSSPSSQANSSPSRPSQPSSPLLVQFSTGHHNHERRKTSGSSSTNSHHSSASGPPASAEQARMASLKISSSASSPVKTSRAITHSPDKTPSGPPRHGSVPTRARSQTIGSQDGDLSSSLARESYVAGHYKRRSQRFNDISPSSSDNEDPRTKQLFKNQRQRQSSRRLSQLNYPDGPFFRPLDVLICEDHPVSRMVMERLFEKLRCRTITAVNGAEAMRYALSQVQFDIIMTEFKLPQVNGADVARMVRETRSANRHTPIIAVTGYLKDFPETHHFDGLIEKPPTLTKLTQALCKHCQWKPPPNDSILSQPLAVPSATPRQIPIAAEHSPSSVTSSNFAPVPTSSYQGSSRADSIGSSYFGDMESVKAEDAPVVGGRKNDEWSSGQGGLGISGDTGTTQVESTQATVDSNNKSSSDPAPLLHLLHAVSAPASMNASGTLTPRKQRSSEAIRAKRESLERKRYEGAESGDDEDEELGRSNSRTQSPRNRSTRPGSKLGIEMMRTNSRGSVVSGSEELLKKERESLERRRSGGSESISEEQAESPGIDGKFEGLHFPEDAIVLSEDNYSPRQSPTLSVSQMSPSFSTMSRLEPSFAHGITETGFGVSPDTSTETLKKGHITPPIVFTTEEGSSSVDPNTPFIQTSSVEDDTETIPDSEATPRPVHTPSLGLDSEITPRQGGR
- a CDS encoding versicolorin B synthase, whose translation is MDYYAALNPNPPYMFRRILLLLFWLIGLPASTADKPLYGSKDGIPGIDASFDYVVVGGGNAGVTLAARLAEQSFNVALVEAGGFYEINYPPAKVPGAVGIGTGTDPMAIRTPIDWGFLVNTGPGADSRTIHYEKARCLGGASASNFMLYQRPTIGSMKLWADLVDDESYLFDNVFPLFKKTINFTAPNEELRPANATVSYREDAYEKHGQPVDVTYPHAASPFSSWFQLGLESVGVEVTSEFNSGSLLGSFYCPFTLRPADQIRSSSESAFSRSPYSSRYLETLTLYKNTMGKKILFDQKRATGVEVATAGSKYILSATHEVIISSGAFQSPQLLMVSGIGPADVLQEHEIDVIVDLPGVGQNLWDHVFSGPTYPVAVETFNKLAMDLQYLISQIREFKSSHTGVLTNHGFDYVAFEKLPGSSRAGFTERTENDLSWFPEDWPEVEYIPAPLFVGNFSDPITMQPQDGRQYATILPTLVAPTSRGNVSIISADTDDLPVIHMNWLTTETDQQVLVAAFKRVRDIFHSEAMAPIIVGEEFFPGKEYQTDREILEVIRDTAMAPWHASGTCKMGTRSDRMAVLDSRARVFGVEKLRVVDASAFPVLPPGHPQSVVYMFAEKIASDIIGYSKDEE